TGTAGAAACCCCACCAGCGCCTGTACGAGACATAGTTATGCTACTAATCTCGGAGAATGGAATATAGACAGTGGGCTTGGTTACAAACAAAAAGCATCTATCCAATGGATATAAGTAACCTTCTGAGGCCTttaaagaacaagaaatacCGGGCTGTAAGAATCTTGATTGAAATGACCCAGGAACGACCAATCTACGTTCAGTCAACCCCTTAAAACAATGAGACATGACAAGATGTGTTTGGGAATCGTAgcttttcttcaatctatctttatatttatcgttgtattcttcttcagaaaCATTCAAATCTAACtcgatttcttcttccttagCAAATTGCATTACCAAGAAAGGGTATTTTGTTTGACCTTGTCTCAATGGGGGGTCAATTTGGATGACAAGCAAATGGTGAGCCTCGTCAGGTTTTGGAAGTGAAAAAATTCTCTCAATTTGATTGTATTGGATTTTGTAATCATATGTCTTACCACGCAATCTTAATGACGTAGGATACATGTCAATATCATAACGACCTCTAGGTGTCAAGAATAATACATCACTAAAAGATACAATTGCTTCACCAGCAACCTGGCCAATATCAGCCTTGTCCTTTAACTGTTCGTAAAATACGGTGGCAGCGCTGatttcttctgtttcttcttcctttacTTCACCGTTCTCCTCGTTTTTGACAGCAGGAGTAGTTTCGTTTTCCAAAGTACCTGGAATATAGAATCTCATTTCAACCATTTCATCTCCCGCTTTGCTGTTAGCACCATCCAAGTTGAATTCTACGGCAACTTCGTTCTTACCGGTCAAATTGGAATTACTGATCTCAGAGTACGGAATCTCAAAATCTGGCTTATTGTTGACTTGAAAAACCAATTCATTTCTGGCCAAATCAGTCTTCCCCCAATTCCAACCTCTCAACGAGTGTTCTTTGTGCTCTAAGTTCACTTGGAAATTTCTCTGTAATTCCTGCTTCAAGTTGGCAAAGTCTTCCACATCAAAACCATCCAACATCACCACACCCTTATTCTTTGTTTGAACTCTCAACTCGTATCCACGAGATCCACGAGACCATTGCGATGCCAATATTTCTTCCGATGGCAACAAAAATGGGGCGTTATTGCTAGCTGATGCATTGTTGGTCACAGACGCTTTCCAACCCAACCCCGAGTCCGCAATACGCATACGACCGTAATTTTTCGACTGATTCAAGTGAATCTTCTCAAAATCTGTATTAACCATACTGCAACTGATATATTTACCTAAAATAGCCCTTACTGAATGCCGAACATCCTTCTCTTCATGGCGCTTCAACGCTTTACACGCGTTTTCATCAGAAAAGAACGCGACATTTCTACATCCTCGACATTATTACGACATagtttttcatcttctggCCCCATACCTTTTGCAGCAGTTTCTCCGATTATAAACAGCAAAACAGAGAAACAGCTTGATAGAAGGTGAAGAGAATACTCTCCTTCTATCCAGTTTCTTTCAATAGTATCCAGTACTATTCAATATCTACATATCtctaattttgaaaatacgACCTTGCTTGTTAACCCCAAAAAGCACCAGTCAACATATACCTCTACCCTAAATTACCGgaataatttttgttaGTACCATTTTTATCCAATATAACAGCCATCTAACATGGTTTATTCTAATAGAAGTCGTATATTTCGCTATAGAAACCTTTTAGCCTGATTCGCAATCGCAGCTTTTTTCTTTTGTCGCCAAAAAATGAGATGATTCATAACCTTTGAGATAAAAAAGATGATTCATCGACGCTtatgatttttttcaaatagCTTTAAGTATTTGTATCTATTAAAAGTAAGCTAAATATGGCATTAAAGAAAGCAGGTGTTTTAGGAGCCACTGGTTCTGTCGGTCAACGTTTTATTTTACTCTTAGCCAACCATcctgaatttgaaattcatGCATTAGGTGCATCTGGTCGTTCAGCTGGAAAGAGCTATAAGGACGCTGTTACATGGAAACAGACGGAATTGCTTCCAGAAATTGCCAAAAATGTTAAGGTTGAGGAATGTAAGCCAGAAGGGTCATTTTCCGAGTGTGATGTTGTGTTCTCGGGATTGGATGCTGATTTTGCTGGgcaaattgaaaaggaCTTTGTTGAAGCAGGTTTGATCGTTATTTCGAACGCCAAAAACTACAGAAGAGAGGCTGATGTGCCATTGGTTGTGCCAATTGTGAATCCAGAACATTTGTCTATTGTTGAAAAGAAGGTTGAAGCTGCCAAGGCTGATGGTAAGGAAAAGCCAGGATTTATCATCTGTATTTCTAACTGCTCTACTGCCGGTTTGGTTGCTCCATTGAAGCCTTTGGTTGATGCCTACGGtccaattgaattattgacaACCACCACTTTACAGGCTATATCTGGTGGTGGATTCTCGCCAGGTGTTCCAGGTATTGACGTGTTGGACAACATTGTTCCATACATCAGtggtgaagaagagaagatGGAATGGGAaacgaagaaaattttgGGAGGTGTTAATAACGATGGAACtgaattcaagattttgtCTGATGACGACATTAAGGTGAGTGCTCAATGTAATCGTGTTGCTGTTAGTGATGGACACACCGAATGTATCTCTTTGAAGTTTGCCAACAGACCACCACCATCCCTTGACCAAGTCAAACAAACCTTGAGAGATTATGTTTGTGATGCCTCGAAGTTGGGTTGTCACTCGGCTCCAAAACAAACCATCCACGTtttagaagaagacgaCAGACCACAACCTAGATTGGACAGAGATAGAGATAGCGGATACGGAGTTTCTGTTGGTAGAATTAGAGAAGACCCTGTTTTAGATTTCAAGATGGTTGTCTTATCTCACAACACTATTATTGGTGCTGCTGGTGCTGGTATATTGATTGCCGAAATCTTGTTAGCCAAGAACGTCATCTAGACAGTCactttaatattttcttataTATAATCACAATGTAATAAATTTCacatttatatttttatccCCTGTTATATTTCAAGGTTTTGACGTAGATATGAACAAGCTTGTGATGGTTTCTACGGTTAAGAGCTTTCTTTGGATACAATTGACTGATATTTATGGTATACTAAATTAGAAGATCCCAAagagaattaaaaattattgacaGTCCTAAGCTATTCCCTCATAACCCACTGAGAATACCTAGGATTGCATTCTATGTAGAGCATAGTAGTTGTAAGCTATCATAGATGTAAATATTGGGTCGTGCGAACTCTTGAATTTTGATGGCTACCAAATCTCAACAGTCCATTGAAATATGTACTagtttatattatcattcGTCATTGAATTCAACGGGTTTCATTGTGCTTCATACTCTGATTAGATTGTATCTTAATTGCTGTCATTTCAAAAcgtatttgaaaaatgtcAGCGTTTGGAGGTAATTCAAACATGAGTAACTCCAATCTGGATCCACCTAGGAATAATCAGAAGCATGCCAACGGATATGGAGATCCTAGGAGGAATGGCAACATAATGaccaaaaagaaatatacaAAACCCAACGGaccattcaataataatggtaatgtaaataataatactaataacAAGAGAATGGGTAGCAACCAAGATAAAAAGAGAAACAATGcatatattcataataaGAAAGGAGGAAATAGAGTAGCTTCAAATAAACAAGAATCGAACTCTTTGACTCAATCTGATCCATTAGATATACCGATGAAGGTAATTCCTCGCCAAAAACCAGATATGGTTCAGCAATATACGCCTGGTGAGATTAATTCAACTGGTGGCTTGATTCTCAATCCAGAGCAGTTTGGTTTTCAACGAAATCACAAGACCATATCACCACGTCCTATTCCCAAGTATCTTCTACATCAACCACGGTTATTAGTAACGCCCATTTTTTCACAGGATGCATGGGACAAGCAAAATCAGGCGAAGATGCTCTCGATGGAAGAGCAAAATAGCGGTACTGATTATCAAGGTTTATATGAAGAGTTTCAGAGAATGAGAGAAACAGAAAGAAAACAGATGGAGACCTTAGGATTAGTTGATGCAGAAAATATCAGTAAAGATTTAACTGATGCTATTTCCTTTCAAGGTTCATGCTTGGACATGTGCCCGATTTTTGAAAGAGTAAGAAGAGCTTTAGAGAAAAACGTTAAGGCTTTAGAAAAAGATCCcaatactaataaaatttcaaggaCCAGAGCAATTAAAGCTTTTTCAAGGCCTGCTGCTGGCCAGCCTCCACCATTACCTTCTGAGGTTAGACCACCGCATATATTAAAACAGACACTagattatttaattgaaaatatcgtACCACAATTACCGGAGGCCCACTCATTTGTTTGGGATAGAACAAGATCTATTAGACAAGATTTCAcatatcaaaatttctttggtCCTGAGGCAATTGATTGTAACGAAAGAATTGTCAGGATTCACTTAGTTTCATTGCATATTATGGCTGGCAGTGATGTCGAATATTCACAGCAACAAGAATTGGAACAATTTAATAAGGCATTACAAACATTGGTTGAAATATACCAAGATGTCAGAAATCATGGGGGGAGGGCCCCTAACGAAGCAGAGTTTAGATcgtattatttattaagtCATTTAAGGGACCCTGAATTAGAACGAGAGATTCAAGAATTACCTAGCGATATATTGGAGAATAGACAAGTCCAATTGGCGTTAATGTTTAGGAATATGGTAtctcaaaataatatagttGAAAGAGgatataataattctattggagcattgaatttattcctggaattttttaaaattgttTACAGTCATGAGACACCATTTCTTATGTCATGCTTACTAGAAACTcaattcaatgaaattaGATTCTATGCATTAAAGTCGATGTCTAGATGTTACCATACCAGGGGTAAAGCCTATTCGGCTGAATCGTTACAGAACTTTTTAGGTTTTGATTCTTTAGAgaaattaatcaaatttgtGCAGTATTATGAAATTGACATATTATACGATAATGGGATTGCGTTGGtagatttatttaataaagataaattgGAAACTAAGTATAAGTTGAATTCTGTTCATGAAAAACCTAAGCTAGCACCGCCATATTCCACtcaaattgatttgaatatccAAGGCAAAAgtttaatttcatttattaactGTGGTGAATCACCGTATAATTTGGGGCTTAAACAACCAGAACAATTGaaagttattgaattacCAAACGTAAATGATCCAATACCAAAGAAACCTATTCAGCCCAATTTAACCGGGTCTGCTTCCAACAATAATCAGTTTGCTAGCATGGATAAAGACCCAAAATCGTTATCGTTAACCGATTTCTTAAGCTCGTCGtcaaacaataataatgtgaACAAACCTGTGTTTCTGCAAACTTCTAATGTTCAAGCGAAAACTGAACCGTTGCCCAAGGATTTCGCAGCACCTCAAATCTCGTTTGGCACGAATAATAACCAAATCTCTGATATGAACGTTAAGCCTTCATTTGTATTCAATGCCCCAAATACTAAACCTGAACAGATACAGCAAACTCCTTCACCGTCTGCATTTACTTTTGGCTCATCCGCGAGCTCAAAAGCTTTACCATCATCTAACAATAAATTCACTAATTCTTTTGCATTTAACAAGGACATTTCATCAGGAACCACCCCTAATTTCGGTGGAAATAATACTCCACAAATAATTGAAACCAAGACAATAACTAAGCCTATAATTCCAAAGGTAACGGAAACTCCTGTTACTTCAATTACCCCAATACCAATTAAAACTTCCAAGCCTATGCCTAAAAGGCTTGTTGATTCACCGCAGTTCCCTCGTGCATTAAACGAGGtgtattttgaaattctaCAAAATACAATTAATTCCGAACTTCATAGATTATTGCCCAAATTGATTAGAGCTGAAAATTCTTGTCAAGAACGTACTAAAGtaattaaatcattaagTAATGAATTATATCAAGCATTTATGTCGGAGATTATCTATAAAACTACATTGGAAGTTAAAGCAGACAGTTTTCAAAGAACTTCGCTTAAATTAAAAActataaaaaaattgataaaaatagGATCTAGTCTCAAAACAAAACATGAGTTGAAGCGTAAAAAAATCGATGAATTACATGAAACTACATTCAACAATCTCAGtaaaaagagaaaatcTTCCAGTACGAGCTTGAAATCGTTGACGTCGTCTTCGTCGAGTAAGAAAAGACACGTATGGGATGGAGATGTCAGTGTTGATTATATAGATGAAAAGCAAAATGAAATAAGGCAACTCTGGAAGCCTATTGATTTAAAACAGTTCA
The nucleotide sequence above comes from Debaryomyces hansenii CBS767 chromosome A complete sequence. Encoded proteins:
- a CDS encoding DEHA2D11374p (similar to uniprot|Q04636 Saccharomyces cerevisiae YML069W POB3 chromatin remodeling protein) produces the protein MVNTDFEKIHLNQSKNYGRMRIADSGLGWKASVTNNASASNNAPFLLPSEEILASQWSRGSRGYELRVQTKNKGVVMLDGFDVEDFANLKQELQRNFQVNLEHKEHSLRGWNWGKTDLARNELVFQVNNKPDFEIPYSEISNSNLTGKNEVAVEFNLDGANSKAGDEMVEMRFYIPGTLENETTPAVKNEENGEVKEEETEEISAATVFYEQLKDKADIGQVAGEAIVSFSDVLFLTPRGRYDIDMYPTSLRLRGKTYDYKIQYNQIERIFSLPKPDEAHHLLVIQIDPPLRQGQTKYPFLVMQFAKEEEIELDLNVSEEEYNDKYKDRLKKSYDSQTHLVMSHCFKGLTERRLVVPGSFQSRFLQPGISCSLKASEGYLYPLDRCFLFVTKPTVYIPFSEISSITMSRTGAGGVSTSRTFDMDITLRGSNQSHNFGSIEREEQETIENYCLQKGLRIKNEEKLAKAMLAKAMNETADDDDDADVDMGSAGDDDDESADDDFNSGSDSDVAEEFDSDASVSDAEMSDSNQEPPQKKPKNE
- a CDS encoding DEHA2D11396p (highly similar to uniprot|P13663 Saccharomyces cerevisiae YDR158W HOM2 Aspartic beta semi-aldehyde dehydrogenase), whose translation is MALKKAGVLGATGSVGQRFILLLANHPEFEIHALGASGRSAGKSYKDAVTWKQTELLPEIAKNVKVEECKPEGSFSECDVVFSGLDADFAGQIEKDFVEAGLIVISNAKNYRREADVPLVVPIVNPEHLSIVEKKVEAAKADGKEKPGFIICISNCSTAGLVAPLKPLVDAYGPIELLTTTTLQAISGGGFSPGVPGIDVLDNIVPYISGEEEKMEWETKKILGGVNNDGTEFKILSDDDIKVSAQCNRVAVSDGHTECISLKFANRPPPSLDQVKQTLRDYVCDASKLGCHSAPKQTIHVLEEDDRPQPRLDRDRDSGYGVSVGRIREDPVLDFKMVVLSHNTIIGAAGAGILIAEILLAKNVI
- a CDS encoding DEHA2D11418p (weakly similar to uniprot|P46674 Saccharomyces cerevisiae YDR159W SAC3 Leucine permease transcriptional regulator); translated protein: MSAFGGNSNMSNSNSDPPRNNQKHANGYGDPRRNGNIMTKKKYTKPNGPFNNNGNVNNNTNNKRMGSNQDKKRNNAYIHNKKGGNRVASNKQESNSLTQSDPLDIPMKVIPRQKPDMVQQYTPGEINSTGGLILNPEQFGFQRNHKTISPRPIPKYLLHQPRLLVTPIFSQDAWDKQNQAKMLSMEEQNSGTDYQGLYEEFQRMRETERKQMETLGLVDAENISKDLTDAISFQGSCLDMCPIFERVRRALEKNVKALEKDPNTNKISRTRAIKAFSRPAAGQPPPLPSEVRPPHILKQTLDYLIENIVPQLPEAHSFVWDRTRSIRQDFTYQNFFGPEAIDCNERIVRIHLVSLHIMAGSDVEYSQQQELEQFNKALQTLVEIYQDVRNHGGRAPNEAEFRSYYLLSHLRDPELEREIQELPSDILENRQVQLALMFRNMVSQNNIVERGYNNSIGALNLFSEFFKIVYSHETPFLMSCLLETQFNEIRFYALKSMSRCYHTRGKAYSAESLQNFLGFDSLEKLIKFVQYYEIDILYDNGIALVDLFNKDKLETKYKLNSVHEKPKLAPPYSTQIDLNIQGKSLISFINCGESPYNLGLKQPEQLKVIELPNVNDPIPKKPIQPNLTGSASNNNQFASMDKDPKSLSLTDFLSSSSNNNNVNKPVFSQTSNVQAKTEPLPKDFAAPQISFGTNNNQISDMNVKPSFVFNAPNTKPEQIQQTPSPSAFTFGSSASSKALPSSNNKFTNSFAFNKDISSGTTPNFGGNNTPQIIETKTITKPIIPKVTETPVTSITPIPIKTSKPMPKRLVDSPQFPRALNEVYFEILQNTINSELHRLLPKLIRAENSCQERTKVIKSLSNELYQAFMSEIIYKTTLEVKADSFQRTSLKLKTIKKLIKIGSSLKTKHELKRKKIDELHETTFNNLSKKRKSSSTSLKSLTSSSSSKKRHVWDGDVSVDYIDEKQNEIRQLWKPIDLKQFIERCSRNLKMSIEMKEIELKFLLIVEDWSSPYSKWLNTKLSLKINKEKLIYENIVTNNKLVINFTSLPNNDYLNKDFFTNTSFVLFECGFVNESQVTKFGTIQDKLKRDQHVINKIISLGNKYSYYKMQILVVFWDIEQSKLTSDEVSDILNISTHLKNESVFDITLCDMTANETSINEVLLNAFSKCSSNFKGELTKRGLRKKERITKVKDANHPQSLVKKKNITDDTFRAAENEALNKAKLSKKYQYLSKHLGSNTSLTNSSNNSNSTFMTANNITIPNLAYPMNSTFLNLNTTGNNTTMNNGNESILTGFGNGVLQESTPFSSPKAKPFTEPNVQNIPRKLQQLRDLTAGIKARYKKK